The following coding sequences are from one Humulus lupulus chromosome X, drHumLupu1.1, whole genome shotgun sequence window:
- the LOC133806103 gene encoding uncharacterized protein LOC133806103 translates to MGTTVKLSKDENGVKVDPALYRSMIEKEKMVKTRGASSKKIPASQSKKVPSPSPPPSVSTAPPSIPAPATSVGKTSKSKARKKVFSLSTEHPMVFPDITAYIVDVAPPSEVVVPSRAKNLSLLPIESCCCWVTQAAHEASQSKKNSVAPKRKLELDSSSSPLTAAKKRLKAHPPSPSSSEADPEEVKYESEATHDTILSDESVPDNVELEAESDEPEQEDIVPSEQEDESNKEPVATPLSSKAKGKRPISNSSPSPKLSGVNFKPYSSTFCYNDNARDMVLYAQRKFIIERNYVLSDHRPYGVLTMLQDRKWTSSLVKFTVFVRGHWSSFSPHDIAHALHLPLDVEDDDDLASLDKDAVITELVGQKMVWPSNTVISVTNLTYTYAVLHKFATTNWKPTSHTATISFDMASFLYKVGTGIGINLAMFIYDQIIGFRKGNRRDLNLPFPQVIYKVLSMQKKDLQRDQEDLVAPTTAASYKASAPTTEATNAPSTKKVKSQSLKFSSDDIPHASSFVPTDSRLVATELAVVRASVDSLAARVMSIEGLQRSVLDVVQTLSKDPIV, encoded by the exons ATGGGAACgactgtgaagctatccaaagatgaaaatggtgtcaaagttgatcctGCACTAtataggagcatgattg AGAAGGAAAAAATGGTGAAAACTCGTGGAGCTTCCTCTAAGAAGATCCCTGCTTCTCAATCCAAAAAGGTGCCCTCTCCATCACCTCCTCCATCTGTGTCAACGGCGCCTCCATCTATTCCAGCGCCAGCCACATCTGTTGGGAAAACTTCCAAATCCAAGGCGCGCAAGAAGGTGTTCTCCCTCTCTACTGAACACCCCATGGTGTTTCCAGATATCACAGCTTATATTGTCGACGTTGCACCACCATCTGAAGTGGTGGTGCCCTCTCGAGCCAAGAACCTATCTCTTCTTCCGATTGAATC CTGTTGCTGCTGGGTTACTCAAGCTGCCCATGAAGCGAGCCAGTCCAAGAAAAATTCTGTGGCTCCAAAAAGAAAATTGGAGTTGGACTCGTCTTCTTCCCCCTTGACTGCTGCCAAGAAAAGATTGAAGGCTCATCCCCCTTCTCCGTCTTCCTCTGAAGCTGACCCCGAGGAAGTAAAATATGAGTCTGAAGCAACCCATGATACCATCTTATCTGATGAATCTGTTCCTGACAATGTGGAATTAGAGGCTGAGTCTGATGAGCCAGAACAAGAAGACATTGTCCCCTCTGAACAAGAAGACGAATCTAACAAAGAGCCAGTTGCAACTCCTTTGTCATCCAAGGCTAAAGGCAAGAGACCCATTTCTAATTCTTCACCATCTCCAAAACTTTCAGGTGTAAATTTTAAACCTTATTCTTCAACTTTTTGTTATAATGATAATGCTCGTGATATGGTTCTCTATGCTCAAAGGAAATTTATCATTGAGAGAAATTATGTCTTGAGTGATCATCGGCCTTATGGTGTGCTAACAATGCTTCAAGATCGAAAATGGacaagttctttggttaaatttactg TGTTTGTTAGGGGCCATTGGTCCTCTTTTTCTCCACACGATATTGCCCATGCTTTGCATCTTCCTCTTGATGTCGAGGATGATGATGATCTTGCCTCTCTTGACAAGGATGCAGTTATCACTGAATTAGTAGGGCAAAAAATGGTATGGCCATCTAATACAGTCATCTCGGTCACTAATCTCACCTACACTTATGCTGTTCTCCATAAGTTTGCCACAACAAATTGGAAACCAACTTCTCACACTGCAACTATCTCATTTGACATGGCCTCTTTTTTGTACAAAGTAGGGACCGGAATTGGTATAAACTTGGCTATGTTTATCTATGATCAAATCATTGGATTTCGAAAAGGTAATAGGAGAGACTTGAATCTTCCTTTTCCTCAAGTTATTTATAAAGTTTTGAGTATGCAGAAGAAAGATCTCCAGCGTGATCAAGAAGACTTGGTGGCTCCCACTACTGCTGCTTCCTACAAAGCCTCTGCTCCAACTACTGAAGCCACTAATGCTCCATCAACCAAGAAAGTCAAGTCCCAATCTCTGAAGTTTTCCTCGGATGACATTCCTCATGCATCCTCCTTTGTTCCCACAGATTCAAGACTTGTTGCTACAGAACTAGCTGTTGTTCGAGCCTCTGTTGATTCTTTGGCTGCTCGAGTGATGTCGATTGAAGGACTGCAACGTTCTGTGTTGGATGTTGTTCAAACTTTGTCCAAGGATCCAATCGTTTAG